A region from the Manihot esculenta cultivar AM560-2 chromosome 13, M.esculenta_v8, whole genome shotgun sequence genome encodes:
- the LOC110629506 gene encoding PLAT domain-containing protein 3 codes for MAFLTSILSFLLVVLAISTVAVHADDDCVYTVYIRTGSIIKGGTDSIISVRFFDENGYGLEIMNLESWGGLMGAGYNYFERGNLDIFSGRGPCLSSPICALNLTSDGSGPHHGWYCNYVEVTTTGVHMPCSQQQFTVEQWLARDASPYELTAIRNNCPLDLGDVKGRDPLKLKSAAM; via the exons ATGGCATTTCTCACTAGTATTCTCTCTTTTCTCCTTGTCGTCCTCGCCATCTCTACAGTCGCTGTTCAC GCCGACGATGATTGTGTTTATACGGTGTACATAAGGACCGGGTCGATAATCAAAGGCGGAACGGACTCCATAATCAGCGTCAGGTTCTTCGACGAAAACGGCTACGGGCTGGAGATCATGAATCTAGAGTCCTGGGGCGGCCTGATGGGCGCTGGCTACAACTACTTCGAGAGGGGTAATCTTGACATTTTCAGTGGGAGAGGACCTTGCTTGAGCTCTCCGATCTGCGCTTTGAACTTAACCTCCGATGGAAGTGGACCACATCACGGCTGGTACTGTAACTACGTTGAGGTCACCACCACCGGTGTCCACATGCCTTGCTCGCAGCAGCAGTTCACTGTCGAGCAGTGGCTGGCCCGTGATGCGTCACCATACGAGTTGACTGCCATCAGAAACAATTGTCCGTTGGATCTCGGCGACGTTAAAGGTCGCGATCCCCTCAAACTCAAATCTGCAGCCATGTGA